GGTCGCGGTGGCCGACAGGCTGCCGCTCGTGGCTTTGATCGTATTCGTATAGGTGCCCGCCAAGGCGGCCGCCGTGAACAGGCCCGAGCTGCTGATCGTGCCGCCGCCGGCCACCACGGTCCAGGTGGGCGTGATCCCGACGTTGACGCCGGAGAAGTCGGTGCCGAGCGCCGTGAACTGCTGCGTGCCGTTGACCGCCAGCACCTGCGGGTTCGGCGTCACCGTCATCGACGCCAACGTCCCGGGATTGCTGACCCCGTGCACGTCGCACGCCGCCGTGAACAGCCCGGCGACGGCGAGCACCGCGACGACCCGCGCGAGGCGCGCCCGCGGTGCCAGCGCTTGTACGAAGCGACTCTTGATGAAGTGTTTCATGAACTCCTCCTGACCTGATGCATGTGAACGCGAACGGACGCGGACGCGCCCTAGTTCGCGGAGATCTTCAACGACTGCGTGAGTGTGATCGTGATCGGCGTGCCGGGCGTGACGATGACGTCGCGGTCGGCCAGGGTCGCGGCGCGCGCCCCGCCGGCTACGGCGCCGATGGCCCCGCCGATTATCGTGCTCTTCTCATTCTTCCCAATGACCTGGCCGATGACGGCCCCGGCCGCGGTGCCCACGGCCACGTTCCCCACGGCGCTCTTGGTGACGCCGCGGCCCTTCAGGGTATGGGGCACCGACCCGACCGTCGCCGACGGCTCATAGGTCGTCCCGCCCACGGTCAACGAACTCACGTCGAGCGCGATCATGCCGTCGGCTTCGCCCGAGTTCTTGGCCGGTCCCAGCTTCGCGATCGTGAGCACGATCGCCGATCCGCCGGGAATCACCACATGACCGCCATCGTCCATGACGTCGCGGCTGACGATCGCATTCACGTGTTCACCCACGCTGTTGGTGCGTGAGGAGATGGCGTCCTGGATGGTCGCCGCCACGGCAGTGCCAACGGACAGCGTGCGCGCGGAGGGCGCCGACGAGGCAGCGGAGGACTGAGCGTCGCTTGCTGCTCCGGCCTTGGCGGCAAGACTCTTGGGCCCGCTGCCCGCGCATGCGAGGAGGCCGAACGTGAGCAGTCCGGCAGCTAGAGTGTTTTTCATTGGTCCTCGGCACGGCGGCCGTGAAGAGAGGGGATCGCCGGCTCGCCACCGACACCGGCGGGCCCGTCTCGGCCGCGACGACGGACGTCGATGGGGAGATGCAGTGACGTTAGTGCACGCCATTTCCCCCACGTATCGCCTGATGAGGTGAAAGAGGAGGTACTCCTTTTGGGGGGGCAGGAACCACCTGCCGGCCGGGCGACGCGAGGGCCCGGGGCCAGCCCGCGGCGCGGCGCGCGTCACGCGGGATGCGAACTAACTAGTGGACTGACTGTTGGCGTGGCGTGGACACGCCGGGGACGGCGGCGACGCTAGTCGTCCTGATCGTGCGCGTAGGCGGCGATCTGCAGGCGGGTGTGCAGCGCCAACTTGTCCATGACGTTGCGCACGTGGCTCTTCACGGTGTGCGTGGCGATGTTCAGCCGCTGGGCGATTTCCTTGTTGCTCATCCCGACCGCGATCAGCGCGATCACCTCGCGTTCCCGCTGCGTCATGCGCACGGCTTCGAGCGCTACGGCCCCGCCGCGCTGGACGGCCGCCTGCGCGATCTGGGAGAACAGGGTCCCCGTCATCCGGGGCGGCAACACGCGCGCCCCGTCGGCCACGGATCGGATGGTCCCGATGAAATCCTCGAACGTGGCATCCTTGAGAATGAACCCGGCCACGCCGGCGTTCACGAACTGCGCGATCTCCTCGTGCACCGGGAGCAGATCCATCACGATCACCCGCGCGTCGGCCATCTCGTTCTTTGCCGACTCGGCCAGGCGCAGGCTGTTCTTGTCCTGCAAGCCCACATCCAACAGGATGACCCGGGGATTCGCCTCCTTCAGCTTCGCCGTCTCGAGGCTGGTCGCGGCGAGCACGACCTTCACGTCGGGCAGCTCGTTGAGCATCTCCGTCATGCCTTCGCGAACGAGGCGGTTGTCCTCGATGATGGCGACGGTGATCATGCCGAGCCCACCGGCAACCTTGCGGCGGCGACCGGAGTCCCCCGGCGCCGTCCCGCGATCCGAAGCGGCTGATTGCTCATGATCGCAATCTGCGGTGTCTCACGTCAAAACGCCAGCGGCCACGCTCCGCGCTCGGTTCATGCGGCGCCGCCGTCCGTGCGCGCCGAGTCGCCGGCAGGCAGAGCCTGCCGGCGACACCGCACGCCGGGACGACGGGCTACTGCAGATAGCGGAACAGCCCCACGAGCCCGATGATGCCGCTGCCGAGCATCACGATCGTTCCCGAGCGCCCGCCGATGACCGCACCGACGATCAGTCCGGCGCCGCCGACCACCATCAGCGCCATGTTCTGCGAGTTCTCACCCTCTGACGAGACGGCCAGCGCGTTCGGCACGGCCGGCGCGGCATTGGTCCGGAATCCGACCGCAGCCGTCTGGAGCATCGGCCCCACGACCGGAGCCGGCGTCACCGCCGGAGCGGACACGGCCGTCGGCGCGGTGCCCAGGCTCGTGGAGTCGAACGACACCTGCTGCGCGGCGAGAGGGGCGGCCACGAACAGGGCGGCGGCCAGCATGAAGAAACGGGAATGGGCAAACATGTGAGATCGCTCCGGGATTCGAGGACGTGACCATCGCGTGAACCGCATCGCGCGGCGCGCGACGAATGGCGCGCGCCGCCGCATTGCATGAGGCTCCTGATCAGTAACAACGGGCCGCGGCACGAGCCATCGCACGAAGGAGGTAATGCCTCGCCGCAGCGGCGAAATCCTCCGCGCGCCTATCGAACACCCATCTGATGTGCTACCCTGCACGTCATGGATGACCGGTTGTCCGATGCAGCGACCGGCCAGTGCGAGTTGCATCTGCACGAGACGCCGCGGACTTCGATAGCGCGCCGATCCGACGCCGGCACCCGGCCGGTGGCTCGGCGAGCCTCTCAGCCCGCGGTCGCTCGGACCGGGGAAGTGCCGTGGGACGCCGCACCGAGGTGGAGCCGATGCTGCCGCAAGGCGATGCGACCGCAGACGTATACACTGCCCTCGGGCTGCTCGCGGACATCGTCGACACCGTGCGCGAACCCCTGCTGGTGCTCGACGCCGAATTCCGCGTCACCCACGCCAACCGCTCGTTCTTCCGCACGTTCCGGGTGACGCCCGAAGACACCATCGGCCAGATCATCTTCTCGCTCGGCAACGGCCAGTGGGACATCGCTCCGCTCCATACCCTGTTGCACCACCAACTGCCCCTGCAGGCCCAGTTGGACGATTTCGACGTCGAGCACGTGTTCCCCGGCATCGGCCGCAAGGTGATGCTGTTGAACGCCCGCCTGATCTCGTCCAGAGAGCACCTGCCGCGGATGATCCTGCTCGCCATCGAGGACGTCACCGAGCGCCGCCACGCCGAACAACAGCTCGGCGCCCAGCGCCGGGAACTCCAGCGCTCGAACACCGCGCTCCGGGCATTCGCCTCGGTCGCGTCGCACGATCTCCAGGAGCCGCTGCGCAAGATCCTCGCGTTCGGCGAGCGGCTGAGCGCCGCGGCGGGGCCGGTGCTCGACGGCGACGCTCGCGGGTATCTGGACCGGATGACCGACGCCGCGGCGCGGATGCGGAATCTCATCACCGACCTGCTGGCCTACGCGCAGGTGACGACCAGGGCGCAGCCGTTCGTGCGCGTGGACCTTGGCGCGCTGGCGCGGGAGGTGATCGCCGATCTGGAAACGTCCATCGCCGAGGCCGGGGGACGGGTGGAGGTGGGCGACCTGCCCACCATCGACGCCGACCCCCTGCAGATGCGACAGCTGCTGCAGAACCTGCTCGGCAATGCGCTCAAGTACCGCCGGCCCGATCAGCCGCTCGTCGTGCGCGTCCAGTCGCAGCCGCTCGATGCGCGGCAGTGCGCGCTCACGGTCAGCGACAATGGCATCGGATTCGACGACCAATACGCGGAACGCATTTTCGGAATGTTCGAACGGCTCCACAACCGGAAGGATTACGAAGGTTCCGGCATCGGCCTTGCCATCTGCCGAAGCATCGCCGAGCACCACGGTGGAACGATCACCGCGATCAGCACCCCCGGGCAGGGTTCTACGTTCACGGTCTCCCTGCCCGTCACGCAATTCACATCGGCGGACATGTGACCACGCTCGAGGGAAACTCCATTCCCGTCATGATTCTCATCTGTGACGACGACGAGGACGACCGCCTGCTCACCAGGCAGGCGCTCGAAGAAGCGCATCTGTCGAACGACGTCCGCTACGTCGAGGACGGGGTGCAGTTGATGAATTACCTCCACCGCCGGGCCGAGTACGCCGGCGAGAACGGCAAGGCCCCGCGGCCGGGATTGATCCTGCTCGACCTCAACATGCCGAAGAAGGACGGCCGGGAGTGCCTCCGGGAGATCAAATCCGACGAGAACCTCCGCGACATCCCGATCGTGGTGCTCACCACTTCGCGTCAGGATGAGGACATCGCCAACAGCTACCAACTCGGCGTGAATTCCTACATCGCGAAGCCGGTCACGTTCACCGGGCTCGTGGATGCGCTCAAGGTGCTGGGCCGCTACTGGTTCGAGCTCGTCGAGTTGCCGCCGCTCCGGTAGGGCGGCCGGCTACGCGGCTGCCCGCGTATCCTTCACCACCCGCCCGCCCTGCACCACCAGAACGACCGCCTCCGGCGTGAGCGCGTGGATGTTGGCCAGCGGATCGATCGCCGTCACCGTCACGTCGGCCAGCTTGCCGGCGGCGAGCGTCCCCACCCGGTCCTGCCAGCCCAGGCACTCCGCGGCCACCCGCGTCGTCGCCACCAGCGCCTCCATGGGCGACATGCCTGCGTGGTCGCACATGAGCCCCAGTTCACGCAGGTTGGTGCCGTGCGGCATCACCCCGGCGTCGGTTCCCATGGCGATCTTCACGCCCGCCTGGTGCGCGCGGCGGATGCTGTCGCGATGCGCCTGCAGCACCTCCTTCGACTTGCGCAACGCCCACTCGGAGATCGTCCCCGCCTGCTCGGCCTGCTCGATCACCGCCTGCGGCGCCAGCAGCGTGGGCACGAGGAAGGTGCCCCGCTCGAGCATCATCTCGATGGCCTCGTCGTCCAGATAGATGCCGTGCTCGATGGAGTGGATTCCGGCCCGCACCGCGTTCTTGATCCCCTCGGCGCCCTGCGCATGCGCCATCACCTTCACGCCGCGGCGGTACGCCCCCTCCTGCACCATGACGTCCAGTTCCTGGGGCGAGAACTGCGTGAACTCCGGATGGTCGGTGGGGCTGAGCACGCCGCCCGTGGCGCACACCTTGATCACGTCGGCGCCGGCGCGAAGCACCTCGCGCACCTTCTTGCGCACCCCATCCACCCCGTCGCAGATGCCGCTGGGCAATCCCGGGTGGGGCGCGAACAGTCCCAGCTCCTGGCCCGATGGCAGCCAGAAATCCAGGTGGCCGCCGGTGATCGAGAGCGGGACGATGCTGATCTGCATGCGCGGGCCGTCGATCAGCCCCAACTCCAGAGCGCGCTTGAGGCCCAGGTCGGCGCCGCCGGCGTCGCGCACGGTGGTGATGCCGGCATCGAGCGTGCGGCGCAGGTAGCCCAGCGTCAGATAGAAGTTGAGCGAGAAGGGCGTCGTGGCCGCCTTGATCATCCCCTCCAACTGCACGGTGGCATGGACGTGGGCATCGATGAGCCCGGGCAGGATGGTGCCGCCGCCGGCGTCGATCTCCGTGAGCGCGCCGTCGGGGCGCCGCAGGGTGTCGAGCCGTCCCACCGCTTCGATGCGGTCGTCCTTGAGAAGCACGGCGCCGTCGGGTACGGCGGCAGCTCCCGTGCCGTCGATGAGCGTGCCGTTGCGGATGAGCGTGTAGGTCATGGATCGGAGGCGTGGAGGCGGGATCGAGGCGGGAGCGCGCGCGGCGCAGCGGATTCTACGCCGGATACGGACGACACGCGAGTCCCCTCCGCCCTCAGAAATGGTATCGCACGCCGGCGTTGAACTGCCGGCCGTTCAGCGGCCCCCACGCGTCCACCGACCACTGTCCGCCCTCGCCCACCGTGGGCCGCATGAGCGGCTCGAAGCTGGTCTGCCGCACGTTGGTCAGGTTCTCGGCGTTCACGAACAGCGTGGCGCGGCCCACGCGCTGCGCCGCCAGAATACCGAGCGTGGTATACGGCGCCGACAGGGCGCGATAGGGATCGTCCTGCAGCGCCTGCCGGCCCGTATAGAAGATCTCGGCCGCCAGGTACGCTCCCGAATCGTCGTCCTCGAGCGCGGCGTCGATCCCCGCCTCCTCGCGCGGCACGTACGGCGCCTCGCGCAGCCGCCCGGTGGCCGGCGAGATCTCGCGGCTCCGCGTGGCGGCATAGTACGCCGTCACCACGTACGGCTCCTCATTGTAGACCGCGAACAGCTCCGCGCCGTGCGTGCGCAGATCGCCGGCCGCATTCACCAGATCCACGAGTCCGGTGCTGTCGCCAGCCACGGGCCGGAGGCCCACCGGATGCTGCACGGCATCGGCGAACAGCGTGCCGTTCACCTGCAGCGGCCCACGTGACGCGGTGATGTCGAGCGAGGTCGAGCGGGCCCGCTCGGCCTCGAGGGGCTGCGGCTGGCGCACGTGCGTGAGCCCGATGGCCGCGGTCTGATCGTTGAGCGGCGACGGCGCCGACCAGCCGCCGCCCACCGACGCCCGCACGCTCACCGCGCCGAGCGGACGCCACAACAGCGACACGCGCGGCGTACAGATGGTGCCGTACACGCTCGAGGCGTCGCAGCGACCGTCGAGGGTGGACGCGATCCACGCCGTGGGCGAGTACGTGTGCTGCACGAAGATGCCGGGGGTGGACGTCGCCCGGTTGGCCCACGTCACGTCGCGGTTGGTGTAACGGTCGCCCTGCCACGCGGCGCCCACGATCAGCACCTGCCGGCTCCACACGGCCGTCCCCGACAGCTCGCCGAACGTGGACCCCTCGCGCTCGCGCTCCAGCGTGCCGCTCACGATGCGGCGGCGGTGTTGCACGTTGGCCGAAGCGCGCAGGGCAAGCGAGACCGCGCTGGAGATCCGCATCGTCCCCGTGGCGCCGACGTCGGCATGATCGGTGGAAAGGCTGTCGAACCCGAGCCGGCCGGGGAGCACCGTGCGGCCGGGGAGGGCGCCGCCGGCGCGACGCTCGGTGAGGACGCCCGCCGTCACCATGAGCGAGCGGCCGGCGCTGTCATCGTAGAAGAGCCGCGGGCGCACCTCGGCGCGGCGCAGCCCCGTGACGTCGGACCAGCCATCGCGATCCGGATCCACGGCGCGCTGCTGGTGCAGCCCGCCGAGCACCGTGAGGCCCACGTGGGGCGCGAGCTGCCGCGCGTCGAAGCCGAGCAGATCCGTTCCGCCCTGCGACGTACCGTTCACCACCACCTGCGACGTATCGGGCGGGCGGCGCGATACCAGGTCCACCACGCCGCCCAGCGCAGCCGGCCCATAGAGCGACGACGCGGCTCCCTTGATCACCTCCGCCTGCCGCAGGTCGAGCGGCGGCTGTTCCACCAACCCGAAGCCGCCGGCCTGCGTGCCGAAGAGCGGAAGTCCGTCGTTGAGCACGAGCGTGTAGCGGCCCGGGAGTCCCTCGAGCCGGATGTTGGTGGCGCCGAGCGAGGGCGAGGTGGTGCGCATGCGCACGCCGCTCAATTCGTCGAGCAGCGAACTGAGATCAGCGGGCCGCATCTCGTTCTTCTCGCTGATGTCGTCGCCGCCCAACACCTCCACCCGCAGCGGCTCGTCCTCGATGCGGCGATCGGCCCGCGTGCTGGTGACGATCACCGGCGTCACGGCCTGGGCGGCAGCCTGCAGGCGGACGACGACCAACGTGTCGACCCCTGGACGGAGCATCAGGTGCAGGGTGTCGGGCGTGAACCCGAGCTTCGTCACCGTGATCCGCGCCGCGCCCGCGGGGAGGTGCAGCGTGGCGCTGCCGCTGGAATCCGTCCGCGCCGTGGCGCCACCGCCCGTGGCGGTGGCCGCCGCGATCGGCCCGCCGTCTCCGCGGGCGAGCACGTGCACCGTTGCTTGTGGCCGTTGGGCGAACGCGCGCGGCGCGACCGCCCCCAGAATTCCGATGATGCCCGCCATCGCGTACCGAGCCTTCAACCCGCCCCCCAGCCACGTTCCTCATCCGCCGCGACGGCCGCGGCAATAGCTGCGGGAGAAAGGTAGACGGGCCACCTATCAGCACGATGACAGGCGCAGGTCCTCAGTGCTTTCTTTGCGGCGCGCCGGCCGGGGCAAGGCGGGTCGAGAAGGCGCGCCGCGCCGGCGCCCGGGGGGGCGTATAGTTGTTTTCATATATCTGTCGCCGCGTCCAATAATTTGACAGCGTCCAGAAATTATACTGTTGCCACTAATGGGCATGCTAATCTATTGTATCGCCATACGCCGACGCGCCGGCCCTCCCCCCTGGCCACCGGCATCTGGCATCGTTGGTCCGCAACGCCGCGAACCCGACACCTGTGACGCGATCCCACCACAAGAAGCTTTCCGACCCGGACCATCGCGTCCTGTTCGAGTCCGCTCCCGGCCTGTATCTGGTGCTCGCGCCGGACCTCACGATCGTCGCCGCCACCGACGCGTACCTGCGCGCCACGATGACTACCCGCGACCACATCCTGGGCCGCGGGCTGTTCGACGTTTTTCCCGACAATCCGGGCGACCCCGCGGCATCGGGCACGCGCAATCTCCGAGCCTCGCTCGACCATGTGCGGTCCAGTCTCGTGCCCGACACGATGCCGGTGCAGAAGTACGACATCCGCCGCCCGGAGTCCGAGGGCGGCGGATTCGAGGAGCGGTTCTGGAGCCCCGTGAATACCCCGGTGCTCGGCTCCGACGGCACGCTGGCGTACATCATCCATCGCGTCGAGGATGTCACGGAGTTCGTCCGCCTCCGGCAGCGCGAGAGCGAGAACCGGCTCGTCACCGACGAACTCCGCACGCGCGCCGAGCGCACGCAAGCGGAGGTGTACCTGCGCGCGCAGGAGGTGGCCGCGGCCAGCCGGCAACTCAAGGAAACCGAGCAGGGCCTGCTCCGCGCCAAGGAGGTCGCCGAGCGCGCCAATCGCGCCAAGTCGATCTTCCTCGCCAAGATGAGCCACGAGTTGCGCACGCCCCTCAACTCGATCATCGGCTTTTCCGAAGTGCTCCACGACGAGACCTTCGGCGCGCTCAACGAAAAGCAGCGGCGCTACGTGAGCAACGTGCTGAGCAGCGGCCGCCAGCTCCTGGCGCTGATCAACGACATCCTCGACCTCTCCAAGGTCGAGGCTGGCCGCATGGAGCTGCTGCCCAGCGAATTCTCGATCGCCGGCGCGCTGGCCGACGTGCGCGCGATCGTCACCGCGCTCGCCGACCGCAAGACGCTCGTCCTGGACGTGGACCTGGACGACGGGCTCCCGCGGATCGTGGCCGACCAGGGCAAGTTCAAGCAGGTCATGTTCAACCTGCTCAGCAACGCGATCAAGTTCACGCCCGCCACCGGTCGCGTGGCCGTGACCGCGCGCCGGGCCCTGCACGCCGCCGGGCACCCCCGCGACGATCTGGTGGAGATCGCGGTGTCGGACACCGGCATCGGGATCCGCCCCGAGGACCAGGAGCGGATCTTTTTCGAGTTCGAGCAGATCGACTCCGACTACGCGCGCGAGCAGGAGGGCACGGGACTGGGGCTGGCGCTGTCGCGCCGACTCGTGGAGTTGCACGGCGGAAGTCTGTGGGTGGAGAGCCAACTCGGGGCCGGCAGCACGTTCCGGTTCACGCTCCCCGTGGTGCCGGCGGCGCCGGCAGCCGCGCCGCCGGCGCCGGTCGAGGCGGACGACGGCGGGGACGCGGAACCCGCCGGGGCCGGTCCGCTCGTGCTCGTCGTGGAGGATGACGCCAAGTCGGGCGAGCTCCTCTCGCACTACCTGAGCAGCGTCGGCTATCGGGTGGCGCGCGCCGCCAACGGCGTGCAGGCGCTGGCGCAGGCGCGCGCGCTCCGGCCCGACGCGATCACGCTCGACATTCTCCTGCCCGACCGCCACGGGCATGAAGTGCTGGCGCTGCTCAAGGCGCAGCCGGAGACGCGTGAGAT
This sequence is a window from Gemmatimonadaceae bacterium. Protein-coding genes within it:
- a CDS encoding YMGG-like glycine zipper-containing protein yields the protein MAATIQDAISSRTNSVGEHVNAIVSRDVMDDGGHVVIPGGSAIVLTIAKLGPAKNSGEADGMIALDVSSLTVGGTTYEPSATVGSVPHTLKGRGVTKSAVGNVAVGTAAGAVIGQVIGKNEKSTIIGGAIGAVAGGARAATLADRDVIVTPGTPITITLTQSLKISAN
- a CDS encoding response regulator transcription factor, yielding MITVAIIEDNRLVREGMTEMLNELPDVKVVLAATSLETAKLKEANPRVILLDVGLQDKNSLRLAESAKNEMADARVIVMDLLPVHEEIAQFVNAGVAGFILKDATFEDFIGTIRSVADGARVLPPRMTGTLFSQIAQAAVQRGGAVALEAVRMTQREREVIALIAVGMSNKEIAQRLNIATHTVKSHVRNVMDKLALHTRLQIAAYAHDQDD
- a CDS encoding ATP-binding protein; its protein translation is MGRRTEVEPMLPQGDATADVYTALGLLADIVDTVREPLLVLDAEFRVTHANRSFFRTFRVTPEDTIGQIIFSLGNGQWDIAPLHTLLHHQLPLQAQLDDFDVEHVFPGIGRKVMLLNARLISSREHLPRMILLAIEDVTERRHAEQQLGAQRRELQRSNTALRAFASVASHDLQEPLRKILAFGERLSAAAGPVLDGDARGYLDRMTDAAARMRNLITDLLAYAQVTTRAQPFVRVDLGALAREVIADLETSIAEAGGRVEVGDLPTIDADPLQMRQLLQNLLGNALKYRRPDQPLVVRVQSQPLDARQCALTVSDNGIGFDDQYAERIFGMFERLHNRKDYEGSGIGLAICRSIAEHHGGTITAISTPGQGSTFTVSLPVTQFTSADM
- a CDS encoding response regulator, which produces MILICDDDEDDRLLTRQALEEAHLSNDVRYVEDGVQLMNYLHRRAEYAGENGKAPRPGLILLDLNMPKKDGRECLREIKSDENLRDIPIVVLTTSRQDEDIANSYQLGVNSYIAKPVTFTGLVDALKVLGRYWFELVELPPLR
- a CDS encoding amidohydrolase family protein, with the protein product MTYTLIRNGTLIDGTGAAAVPDGAVLLKDDRIEAVGRLDTLRRPDGALTEIDAGGGTILPGLIDAHVHATVQLEGMIKAATTPFSLNFYLTLGYLRRTLDAGITTVRDAGGADLGLKRALELGLIDGPRMQISIVPLSITGGHLDFWLPSGQELGLFAPHPGLPSGICDGVDGVRKKVREVLRAGADVIKVCATGGVLSPTDHPEFTQFSPQELDVMVQEGAYRRGVKVMAHAQGAEGIKNAVRAGIHSIEHGIYLDDEAIEMMLERGTFLVPTLLAPQAVIEQAEQAGTISEWALRKSKEVLQAHRDSIRRAHQAGVKIAMGTDAGVMPHGTNLRELGLMCDHAGMSPMEALVATTRVAAECLGWQDRVGTLAAGKLADVTVTAIDPLANIHALTPEAVVLVVQGGRVVKDTRAAA
- a CDS encoding TonB-dependent receptor, whose product is MAGIIGILGAVAPRAFAQRPQATVHVLARGDGGPIAAATATGGGATARTDSSGSATLHLPAGAARITVTKLGFTPDTLHLMLRPGVDTLVVVRLQAAAQAVTPVIVTSTRADRRIEDEPLRVEVLGGDDISEKNEMRPADLSSLLDELSGVRMRTTSPSLGATNIRLEGLPGRYTLVLNDGLPLFGTQAGGFGLVEQPPLDLRQAEVIKGAASSLYGPAALGGVVDLVSRRPPDTSQVVVNGTSQGGTDLLGFDARQLAPHVGLTVLGGLHQQRAVDPDRDGWSDVTGLRRAEVRPRLFYDDSAGRSLMVTAGVLTERRAGGALPGRTVLPGRLGFDSLSTDHADVGATGTMRISSAVSLALRASANVQHRRRIVSGTLEREREGSTFGELSGTAVWSRQVLIVGAAWQGDRYTNRDVTWANRATSTPGIFVQHTYSPTAWIASTLDGRCDASSVYGTICTPRVSLLWRPLGAVSVRASVGGGWSAPSPLNDQTAAIGLTHVRQPQPLEAERARSTSLDITASRGPLQVNGTLFADAVQHPVGLRPVAGDSTGLVDLVNAAGDLRTHGAELFAVYNEEPYVVTAYYAATRSREISPATGRLREAPYVPREEAGIDAALEDDDSGAYLAAEIFYTGRQALQDDPYRALSAPYTTLGILAAQRVGRATLFVNAENLTNVRQTSFEPLMRPTVGEGGQWSVDAWGPLNGRQFNAGVRYHF
- a CDS encoding response regulator, translating into MTRSHHKKLSDPDHRVLFESAPGLYLVLAPDLTIVAATDAYLRATMTTRDHILGRGLFDVFPDNPGDPAASGTRNLRASLDHVRSSLVPDTMPVQKYDIRRPESEGGGFEERFWSPVNTPVLGSDGTLAYIIHRVEDVTEFVRLRQRESENRLVTDELRTRAERTQAEVYLRAQEVAAASRQLKETEQGLLRAKEVAERANRAKSIFLAKMSHELRTPLNSIIGFSEVLHDETFGALNEKQRRYVSNVLSSGRQLLALINDILDLSKVEAGRMELLPSEFSIAGALADVRAIVTALADRKTLVLDVDLDDGLPRIVADQGKFKQVMFNLLSNAIKFTPATGRVAVTARRALHAAGHPRDDLVEIAVSDTGIGIRPEDQERIFFEFEQIDSDYAREQEGTGLGLALSRRLVELHGGSLWVESQLGAGSTFRFTLPVVPAAPAAAPPAPVEADDGGDAEPAGAGPLVLVVEDDAKSGELLSHYLSSVGYRVARAANGVQALAQARALRPDAITLDILLPDRHGHEVLALLKAQPETREIPVVVVSITENRELGLSLGAADWLVKPARREDFIAAMQRAAKGAADRPGAPAATVLVIDDEVTVLEFLTDVLSHQGFRVIAARGGREGLARAADSSPDVVVLDLMMPDVSGFDVVREIRAGAEGRNVPIVVFTVKDLTARERAELATVHGVVQKGRGREALLHALRSIARPDAAGA